From a single Vanacampus margaritifer isolate UIUO_Vmar chromosome 15, RoL_Vmar_1.0, whole genome shotgun sequence genomic region:
- the gnptab gene encoding N-acetylglucosamine-1-phosphotransferase subunits alpha/beta isoform X1, whose protein sequence is MRRYGWPRRAMVVVNSVLKLLQRQTYTCLSHRYGLYLCFGGIVLMIVSAFQFGEVVVEWSRDQYHVLFDSYRDNLGGKSFQSRLCLPMPIDVVYTWVNGTDVALLRELKAVREQLAEEQRALREHLGKNASETTEEPKVGVKAECLLSHCIVAPMLALEPALPANATLQELPSLSPSLAAAKELLQLRKPVHPSTAASVLVFSSQADAEKAYIDTFKEEKKFSVTRCYLTTDKEAPGLIRMQTLAYLSGFPGSFKETEQLRAKLPSFVTDQIKRFELYSEASIALLHLKGPQDFTDLMQKSKKNMTLDGKELTISPAYLFWDLTAISQSKQDEDVSASRFEDNEELRYSLRSVEKHAPWVRHVFVVTNGQIPSWLNLDNPRVSVVTHQELFLNHSHLPTFSSPAIESHIHRIPGLSQKFIYLNDDVMFGKDVWPDDFYSHSKGQKVYLTWPIPNCAEGCQGSWIKDGYCDKACNNSACDWDGGDCTGVVGSSRFPGGVAPGGPGGAGGQMWQFAGGQIGLAAASYCNQGCATSWLADKFCDQACNVLSCGFDVGDCGTDHFGELHRVTLLSNQTLYILPVGEIRPYFSFEQLAHRVSEAHVSDNPVVRHTSVANKWKTIHLLLHSGYNASTVQYNVTFQREDSTAFTKIFNVAIDTRQLPQVNKTSGESSTRKPSVTIEPPFLFSDVPEDKRGPKIQSRQPDKLEAIIEVPTFNESLLPAPLRSELEKLDEKLLRGDITLKGYNLTKAQLLTSEREERDGDTLDVPIVVERPKTSKLLSHITKVKHTEWQALPPAGRKLQHFVPADRGFLPWERKKYFQDLLEEEERLQRALMYDTDGGAGGRKLRDTFADSLRHVNKLLNRQFGFASRKVPAHMPHMVDRLVMQELQDTFPDDFDRTSCHRVRHPDDMQFAFSYFYFLMSTQQQLNVSEVFDEVDTDHSGVLSDREIRTLATRVHKLPLSLQDLTSLEQMLINCSKTLPRNLSQLHLVNPTQEAYYDHSMPPVTKGLIMHCTPITDCIRKAFVDQNKYKFEIKGEEDIAFKMVRTNVSHVVGQLDDIRKNPRKFICLNDNIDHAHKDAATVKAVLRDFYDSMFPLPSQFELPREYRNRFLHMDELQEWRAYRDKLKFWTHCVLVTLVVFTVISFFAEQVSALTVFRVHRFRRSRLRHPNSPPGGSPVSCVTSNART, encoded by the exons ATGCGGCGCTATGGTTGGCCCAGGAGAGCCATGGTAGTCGTCAACTCGGTGCTGAAGCTGCTTCAAAGGCAGACGTACACCTGTCTGTCCCACCGCTATGGGCTCTACCTCTGCTTCGGAGGCATCGTCCTCATGATTGTGTCAGCTTTCCAGTTCGGGGAG GTTGTGGTTGAGTGGAGCCGAGACCAGTACCATGTGCTGTTTGACTCCTATAGAGACAACTTGGGTGGCAAATCATTTCAAAGCAG GCTCTGCTTGCCCATGCCCATCGATGTGGTGTACACGTGGGTGAATGGCACCGACGTGGCTCTGCTGAGGGAATTGAAGGCTGTGAGAGAGCAATTGGCAGAAGAACAGAGGGCTCTCAG AGAACATCTGGGGAAAAATGCAAGTGAGACAACAGAAGAGCCGAAAGTCGG GGTCAAAGCAGAATGCTTGCTGTCGCACTGCATCGTGGCACCCATGCTGGCACTGGAACCAGCCCTGCCGGCCAACGCCACGCTCCAGGAGCTGCCATCGCTCTCGCCGTCGCTGGCGGCCGCCAAGGAGCTGCTGCAGCTCCGCAAGCCCGTCCATCCGTCCACCGCCGCCTCCGTGCTGGTGTTCAGTTCACAGGCTGATG CTGAGAAAGCCTACATTGACACGTTCAAGGAAGAGAAGAAATTCTCCGTGACCAGATGTTATCTA ACCACCGATAAAGAAGCTCCGGGCTTGATCCGCATGCAGACGCTGGCCTACCTCAGTGGCTTCCCGGGGTCCttcaaggagacggagcagctGAGAGCAAAGCTGCCCTCTTTTGTCACTGACCAAATCAAACGG TTTGAGTTGTATTCGGAGGCCAGCATCGCTCTGCTTCATCTCAAAGGCCCGCAAGACTTCACCGACCTCATGCAGAAGTCCAAGAAGAACATGACACTGGATGGGAAGGAGCTGACCATTAGCCCCGCCTACCTCTTCTGGGACCTGACAGCCATCTCGCAG TCCAAGCAGGACGAGGACGTCTCGGCCAGCCGCTTCGAGGACAACGAGGAGCTGCGCTACTCTCTGCGCTCCGTGGAGAAACACGCCCCCTGGGTGCGACACGTCTTCGTCGTCACCAACGGGCAGATTCCCTCTTGGCTCAATCTGGATAACCCTCGCGTTTCGGTCGTCACGCATCAG GAGCTGTTCTTGAACCACAGCCACCTCCCCACCTTCAGCTCGCCCGCCATCGAAAGTCACATCCACCGCATCCCGGGACTCTCGCAGAAGTTCATTTACCTCAATGATGACGTGATGTTTGGTAAAGACGTCTGGCCGGACGACTTCTACAGCCATTCAAAAGGACAGAAG GTGTATCTAACCTGGCCGATTCCCAATTGTGCGGAAGGCTGCCAGGGATCCTGGATCAAGGATGGCTATTGTGACAAGGCGTGCAACAACTCGGCGTGTGACTGGGATGGAGGAGACTGCACTG GGGTCGTAGGGAGCAGCAGGTTCCCGGGTGGGGTCGCCCCTGGCGGTCCCGGCGGAGCTGGCGGGCAGATGTGGCAGTTTGCCGGCGGTCAAATTGGCCTGGCCGCAGCCTCGTACTGTAATCAAGGTTGCGCCACCTCTTGGCTGGCTGACAAATTTTGTGACCAGGCCTGCAACGTGCTCTCCTGCGGTTTCGACGTTGGCGACTGCGGCACAG ACCACTTTGGAGAGCTGCATCGTGTCACCCTGCTGAGTAACCAGACACTGTACATCCTCCCAGTTGGCGAGATCAGACCTTATTTCAGCTTTGAACAGCTGGCTCACAG GGTCTCCGAGGCCCACGTGAGTGACAACCCGGTGGTGCGTCACACCTCTGTGGCCAACAAGTGGAAGACCATCCACCTTCTGCTCCACTCTGGCTACAACGCCAGCACCGTCCAATACAACGTCACCTTCCAAAGAGAGGACAGCACGGCGTTTACCAAGATTTTCAACGTGGCCATCGACACGCGTCAGCTTCCGCAGGTTAACAAGACCAGCGGGGAAAGTTCCACCCGGAAGCCTTCCGTGACGATAGAACCGCCCTTCTTGTTCTCGGATGTACCCGAGGACAAGAGGGGTCCCAAGATCCAGAGCAGGCAGCCGGACAAACTGGAGGCCATCATAGAAGTTCCCACTTTCAATGAGTCACTCTTGCCAGCTCCTCTGCGTAGTGAGCTTGAGAAGCTGGATGAGAAACTCCTCAGAGGAGACATCACGCTGAAGGGTTACAACCTCACCAAGGCTCAGCTGCTAACCTCCGAGCGAGAAGAACGCGATGGAGACACACTTGACGTTCCTATTGTGGTGGAGAGACCCAAAACCTCCAAACTGCTGAGCCACATTACCAAAGTGAAGCACACCGAGTGGCAAGCGCTGCCCCCAGCGGGGAGGAAGCTCCAACACTTTGTCCCTGCTGACAGAGGCTTCCTGCCGTGGGAAAGGAAGAAGTACTTCCAAGACCTGCTGGAG GAGGAAGAGCGCCTGCAGAGGGCGCTGATGTACGACACGGACGGCGGCGCCGGCGGACGCAAGCTGCGGGACACGTTTGCCGACTCGCTGCGCCACGTCAACAAGCTGCTCAACCGCCAGTTTGGCTTCGCTTCCCGCAAAGTCCCCGCGCATATGCCGCACATGGTTGACAGGCTGGTCATGCAGGAACTGCAGGACAC CTTCCCAGACGACTTTGACAGGACGTCCTGCCACCGCGTGCGCCACCCGGACGACATGCAGTTTGCTTTTTCCTACTTCTACTTCTTGATGAGCACTCAGCAGCAGCTCAACGTCTCGGAGGTGTTTGACGAGGTCGATACCGACCACTCTGGCGTGCTGTCCGATCGCGAGATTCGGACTCTCGCCACAAGGGTTCACAAGCTGCCACTCAGCCTCCAG GACCTTACAAGTTTGGAGCAGATGTTAATCAACTGCTCCAAGACACTCCCAAGGAACCTGAGCCAGCTCCACCTGGTGAACCCCACGCAGGAGGCCTACTACGACCACAGCATG CCGCCAGTCACGAAAGGCCTCATCATGCACTGCACGCCCATCACGGACTGCATTCGCAAGGCCTTCGTGGACCAGAACAAGTACAA GTTTGAGATCAAGGGCGAGGAGGACATCGCGTTCAAGATGGTCCGCACCAACGTGTCGCACGTGGTGGGCCAGTTGGACGACATCAGGAAGAATCCCAG GAAGTTTATCTGTCTGAACGACAACATCGACCACGCCCACAAGGACGCCGCCACCGTGAAGGCCGTGCTGAGGGACTTCTACGACTCCATGTTCCCGCTGCCATCCCAGTTTGAGCTGCCGAGGGAGTACCGCAACCGCTTCCTGCACATGGATGAGCTCCAGGAATG GCGAGCCTACCGGGACAAGCTGAAGTTCTGGACCCACTGTGTCCTGGTGACGCTGGTGGTCTTCACCGTCATATCCTTCTTCGCCGAACAGGTCAGTGCCCTCACTGTCTTCCGCGTCCACCGTTTCCGCCGTTCGCGCCTTCGCCACCCAAATTCCCCGCCCGGCGGCTCGCCCGTCTCATGTGTGACGAGCAATGCCAGGACCTGA
- the gnptab gene encoding N-acetylglucosamine-1-phosphotransferase subunits alpha/beta isoform X3 yields MRRYGWPRRAMVVVNSVLKLLQRQTYTCLSHRYGLYLCFGGIVLMIVSAFQFGEVVVEWSRDQYHVLFDSYRDNLGGKSFQSRLCLPMPIDVVYTWVNGTDVALLRELKAVREQLAEEQRALREHLGKNASETTEEPKVGVKAECLLSHCIVAPMLALEPALPANATLQELPSLSPSLAAAKELLQLRKPVHPSTAASVLVFSSQADAEKAYIDTFKEEKKFSVTRCYLTTDKEAPGLIRMQTLAYLSGFPGSFKETEQLRAKLPSFVTDQIKRFELYSEASIALLHLKGPQDFTDLMQKSKKNMTLDGKELTISPAYLFWDLTAISQSKQDEDVSASRFEDNEELRYSLRSVEKHAPWVRHVFVVTNGQIPSWLNLDNPRVSVVTHQELFLNHSHLPTFSSPAIESHIHRIPGLSQKFIYLNDDVMFGKDVWPDDFYSHSKGQKVYLTWPIPNCAEGCQGSWIKDGYCDKACNNSACDWDGGDCTGVVGSSRFPGGVAPGGPGGAGGQMWQFAGGQIGLAAASYCNQGCATSWLADKFCDQACNVLSCGFDVGDCGTDHFGELHRVTLLSNQTLYILPVGEIRPYFSFEQLAHRVSEAHVSDNPVVRHTSVANKWKTIHLLLHSGYNASTVQYNVTFQREDSTAFTKIFNVAIDTRQLPQVNKTSGESSTRKPSVTIEPPFLFSDVPEDKRGPKIQSRQPDKLEAIIEVPTFNESLLPAPLRSELEKLDEKLLRGDITLKGYNLTKAQLLTSEREERDGDTLDVPIVVERPKTSKLLSHITKVKHTEWQALPPAGRKLQHFVPADRGFLPWERKKYFQDLLEEEERLQRALMYDTDGGAGGRKLRDTFADSLRHVNKLLNRQFGFASRKVPAHMPHMVDRLVMQELQDTFPDDFDRTSCHRVRHPDDMQFAFSYFYFLMSTQQQLNVSEVFDEVDTDHSGVLSDREIRTLATRVHKLPLSLQDLTSLEQMLINCSKTLPRNLSQLHLVNPTQEAYYDHSMPPVTKGLIMHCTPITDCIRKAFVDQNKYKFEIKGEEDIAFKMVRTNVSHVVGQLDDIRKNPRKFICLNDNIDHAHKDAATVKAVLRDFYDSMFPLPSQFELPREYRNRFLHMDELQEWRAYRDKLKFWTHCVLVTLVVFTVISFFAEQLIHLKRKIFPRRKMAKDDNPERV; encoded by the exons ATGCGGCGCTATGGTTGGCCCAGGAGAGCCATGGTAGTCGTCAACTCGGTGCTGAAGCTGCTTCAAAGGCAGACGTACACCTGTCTGTCCCACCGCTATGGGCTCTACCTCTGCTTCGGAGGCATCGTCCTCATGATTGTGTCAGCTTTCCAGTTCGGGGAG GTTGTGGTTGAGTGGAGCCGAGACCAGTACCATGTGCTGTTTGACTCCTATAGAGACAACTTGGGTGGCAAATCATTTCAAAGCAG GCTCTGCTTGCCCATGCCCATCGATGTGGTGTACACGTGGGTGAATGGCACCGACGTGGCTCTGCTGAGGGAATTGAAGGCTGTGAGAGAGCAATTGGCAGAAGAACAGAGGGCTCTCAG AGAACATCTGGGGAAAAATGCAAGTGAGACAACAGAAGAGCCGAAAGTCGG GGTCAAAGCAGAATGCTTGCTGTCGCACTGCATCGTGGCACCCATGCTGGCACTGGAACCAGCCCTGCCGGCCAACGCCACGCTCCAGGAGCTGCCATCGCTCTCGCCGTCGCTGGCGGCCGCCAAGGAGCTGCTGCAGCTCCGCAAGCCCGTCCATCCGTCCACCGCCGCCTCCGTGCTGGTGTTCAGTTCACAGGCTGATG CTGAGAAAGCCTACATTGACACGTTCAAGGAAGAGAAGAAATTCTCCGTGACCAGATGTTATCTA ACCACCGATAAAGAAGCTCCGGGCTTGATCCGCATGCAGACGCTGGCCTACCTCAGTGGCTTCCCGGGGTCCttcaaggagacggagcagctGAGAGCAAAGCTGCCCTCTTTTGTCACTGACCAAATCAAACGG TTTGAGTTGTATTCGGAGGCCAGCATCGCTCTGCTTCATCTCAAAGGCCCGCAAGACTTCACCGACCTCATGCAGAAGTCCAAGAAGAACATGACACTGGATGGGAAGGAGCTGACCATTAGCCCCGCCTACCTCTTCTGGGACCTGACAGCCATCTCGCAG TCCAAGCAGGACGAGGACGTCTCGGCCAGCCGCTTCGAGGACAACGAGGAGCTGCGCTACTCTCTGCGCTCCGTGGAGAAACACGCCCCCTGGGTGCGACACGTCTTCGTCGTCACCAACGGGCAGATTCCCTCTTGGCTCAATCTGGATAACCCTCGCGTTTCGGTCGTCACGCATCAG GAGCTGTTCTTGAACCACAGCCACCTCCCCACCTTCAGCTCGCCCGCCATCGAAAGTCACATCCACCGCATCCCGGGACTCTCGCAGAAGTTCATTTACCTCAATGATGACGTGATGTTTGGTAAAGACGTCTGGCCGGACGACTTCTACAGCCATTCAAAAGGACAGAAG GTGTATCTAACCTGGCCGATTCCCAATTGTGCGGAAGGCTGCCAGGGATCCTGGATCAAGGATGGCTATTGTGACAAGGCGTGCAACAACTCGGCGTGTGACTGGGATGGAGGAGACTGCACTG GGGTCGTAGGGAGCAGCAGGTTCCCGGGTGGGGTCGCCCCTGGCGGTCCCGGCGGAGCTGGCGGGCAGATGTGGCAGTTTGCCGGCGGTCAAATTGGCCTGGCCGCAGCCTCGTACTGTAATCAAGGTTGCGCCACCTCTTGGCTGGCTGACAAATTTTGTGACCAGGCCTGCAACGTGCTCTCCTGCGGTTTCGACGTTGGCGACTGCGGCACAG ACCACTTTGGAGAGCTGCATCGTGTCACCCTGCTGAGTAACCAGACACTGTACATCCTCCCAGTTGGCGAGATCAGACCTTATTTCAGCTTTGAACAGCTGGCTCACAG GGTCTCCGAGGCCCACGTGAGTGACAACCCGGTGGTGCGTCACACCTCTGTGGCCAACAAGTGGAAGACCATCCACCTTCTGCTCCACTCTGGCTACAACGCCAGCACCGTCCAATACAACGTCACCTTCCAAAGAGAGGACAGCACGGCGTTTACCAAGATTTTCAACGTGGCCATCGACACGCGTCAGCTTCCGCAGGTTAACAAGACCAGCGGGGAAAGTTCCACCCGGAAGCCTTCCGTGACGATAGAACCGCCCTTCTTGTTCTCGGATGTACCCGAGGACAAGAGGGGTCCCAAGATCCAGAGCAGGCAGCCGGACAAACTGGAGGCCATCATAGAAGTTCCCACTTTCAATGAGTCACTCTTGCCAGCTCCTCTGCGTAGTGAGCTTGAGAAGCTGGATGAGAAACTCCTCAGAGGAGACATCACGCTGAAGGGTTACAACCTCACCAAGGCTCAGCTGCTAACCTCCGAGCGAGAAGAACGCGATGGAGACACACTTGACGTTCCTATTGTGGTGGAGAGACCCAAAACCTCCAAACTGCTGAGCCACATTACCAAAGTGAAGCACACCGAGTGGCAAGCGCTGCCCCCAGCGGGGAGGAAGCTCCAACACTTTGTCCCTGCTGACAGAGGCTTCCTGCCGTGGGAAAGGAAGAAGTACTTCCAAGACCTGCTGGAG GAGGAAGAGCGCCTGCAGAGGGCGCTGATGTACGACACGGACGGCGGCGCCGGCGGACGCAAGCTGCGGGACACGTTTGCCGACTCGCTGCGCCACGTCAACAAGCTGCTCAACCGCCAGTTTGGCTTCGCTTCCCGCAAAGTCCCCGCGCATATGCCGCACATGGTTGACAGGCTGGTCATGCAGGAACTGCAGGACAC CTTCCCAGACGACTTTGACAGGACGTCCTGCCACCGCGTGCGCCACCCGGACGACATGCAGTTTGCTTTTTCCTACTTCTACTTCTTGATGAGCACTCAGCAGCAGCTCAACGTCTCGGAGGTGTTTGACGAGGTCGATACCGACCACTCTGGCGTGCTGTCCGATCGCGAGATTCGGACTCTCGCCACAAGGGTTCACAAGCTGCCACTCAGCCTCCAG GACCTTACAAGTTTGGAGCAGATGTTAATCAACTGCTCCAAGACACTCCCAAGGAACCTGAGCCAGCTCCACCTGGTGAACCCCACGCAGGAGGCCTACTACGACCACAGCATG CCGCCAGTCACGAAAGGCCTCATCATGCACTGCACGCCCATCACGGACTGCATTCGCAAGGCCTTCGTGGACCAGAACAAGTACAA GTTTGAGATCAAGGGCGAGGAGGACATCGCGTTCAAGATGGTCCGCACCAACGTGTCGCACGTGGTGGGCCAGTTGGACGACATCAGGAAGAATCCCAG GAAGTTTATCTGTCTGAACGACAACATCGACCACGCCCACAAGGACGCCGCCACCGTGAAGGCCGTGCTGAGGGACTTCTACGACTCCATGTTCCCGCTGCCATCCCAGTTTGAGCTGCCGAGGGAGTACCGCAACCGCTTCCTGCACATGGATGAGCTCCAGGAATG GCGAGCCTACCGGGACAAGCTGAAGTTCTGGACCCACTGTGTCCTGGTGACGCTGGTGGTCTTCACCGTCATATCCTTCTTCGCCGAACAG CTGATCCACTTAAAGCGCAAGATATTCCCTCGACGCAAAATGGCCAAGGACGACAACCCTGAGAGAGTTTGA
- the gnptab gene encoding N-acetylglucosamine-1-phosphotransferase subunits alpha/beta isoform X2 has translation MVVVNSVLKLLQRQTYTCLSHRYGLYLCFGGIVLMIVSAFQFGEVVVEWSRDQYHVLFDSYRDNLGGKSFQSRLCLPMPIDVVYTWVNGTDVALLRELKAVREQLAEEQRALREHLGKNASETTEEPKVGVKAECLLSHCIVAPMLALEPALPANATLQELPSLSPSLAAAKELLQLRKPVHPSTAASVLVFSSQADAEKAYIDTFKEEKKFSVTRCYLTTDKEAPGLIRMQTLAYLSGFPGSFKETEQLRAKLPSFVTDQIKRFELYSEASIALLHLKGPQDFTDLMQKSKKNMTLDGKELTISPAYLFWDLTAISQSKQDEDVSASRFEDNEELRYSLRSVEKHAPWVRHVFVVTNGQIPSWLNLDNPRVSVVTHQELFLNHSHLPTFSSPAIESHIHRIPGLSQKFIYLNDDVMFGKDVWPDDFYSHSKGQKVYLTWPIPNCAEGCQGSWIKDGYCDKACNNSACDWDGGDCTGVVGSSRFPGGVAPGGPGGAGGQMWQFAGGQIGLAAASYCNQGCATSWLADKFCDQACNVLSCGFDVGDCGTDHFGELHRVTLLSNQTLYILPVGEIRPYFSFEQLAHRVSEAHVSDNPVVRHTSVANKWKTIHLLLHSGYNASTVQYNVTFQREDSTAFTKIFNVAIDTRQLPQVNKTSGESSTRKPSVTIEPPFLFSDVPEDKRGPKIQSRQPDKLEAIIEVPTFNESLLPAPLRSELEKLDEKLLRGDITLKGYNLTKAQLLTSEREERDGDTLDVPIVVERPKTSKLLSHITKVKHTEWQALPPAGRKLQHFVPADRGFLPWERKKYFQDLLEEEERLQRALMYDTDGGAGGRKLRDTFADSLRHVNKLLNRQFGFASRKVPAHMPHMVDRLVMQELQDTFPDDFDRTSCHRVRHPDDMQFAFSYFYFLMSTQQQLNVSEVFDEVDTDHSGVLSDREIRTLATRVHKLPLSLQDLTSLEQMLINCSKTLPRNLSQLHLVNPTQEAYYDHSMPPVTKGLIMHCTPITDCIRKAFVDQNKYKFEIKGEEDIAFKMVRTNVSHVVGQLDDIRKNPRKFICLNDNIDHAHKDAATVKAVLRDFYDSMFPLPSQFELPREYRNRFLHMDELQEWRAYRDKLKFWTHCVLVTLVVFTVISFFAEQVSALTVFRVHRFRRSRLRHPNSPPGGSPVSCVTSNART, from the exons ATGGTAGTCGTCAACTCGGTGCTGAAGCTGCTTCAAAGGCAGACGTACACCTGTCTGTCCCACCGCTATGGGCTCTACCTCTGCTTCGGAGGCATCGTCCTCATGATTGTGTCAGCTTTCCAGTTCGGGGAG GTTGTGGTTGAGTGGAGCCGAGACCAGTACCATGTGCTGTTTGACTCCTATAGAGACAACTTGGGTGGCAAATCATTTCAAAGCAG GCTCTGCTTGCCCATGCCCATCGATGTGGTGTACACGTGGGTGAATGGCACCGACGTGGCTCTGCTGAGGGAATTGAAGGCTGTGAGAGAGCAATTGGCAGAAGAACAGAGGGCTCTCAG AGAACATCTGGGGAAAAATGCAAGTGAGACAACAGAAGAGCCGAAAGTCGG GGTCAAAGCAGAATGCTTGCTGTCGCACTGCATCGTGGCACCCATGCTGGCACTGGAACCAGCCCTGCCGGCCAACGCCACGCTCCAGGAGCTGCCATCGCTCTCGCCGTCGCTGGCGGCCGCCAAGGAGCTGCTGCAGCTCCGCAAGCCCGTCCATCCGTCCACCGCCGCCTCCGTGCTGGTGTTCAGTTCACAGGCTGATG CTGAGAAAGCCTACATTGACACGTTCAAGGAAGAGAAGAAATTCTCCGTGACCAGATGTTATCTA ACCACCGATAAAGAAGCTCCGGGCTTGATCCGCATGCAGACGCTGGCCTACCTCAGTGGCTTCCCGGGGTCCttcaaggagacggagcagctGAGAGCAAAGCTGCCCTCTTTTGTCACTGACCAAATCAAACGG TTTGAGTTGTATTCGGAGGCCAGCATCGCTCTGCTTCATCTCAAAGGCCCGCAAGACTTCACCGACCTCATGCAGAAGTCCAAGAAGAACATGACACTGGATGGGAAGGAGCTGACCATTAGCCCCGCCTACCTCTTCTGGGACCTGACAGCCATCTCGCAG TCCAAGCAGGACGAGGACGTCTCGGCCAGCCGCTTCGAGGACAACGAGGAGCTGCGCTACTCTCTGCGCTCCGTGGAGAAACACGCCCCCTGGGTGCGACACGTCTTCGTCGTCACCAACGGGCAGATTCCCTCTTGGCTCAATCTGGATAACCCTCGCGTTTCGGTCGTCACGCATCAG GAGCTGTTCTTGAACCACAGCCACCTCCCCACCTTCAGCTCGCCCGCCATCGAAAGTCACATCCACCGCATCCCGGGACTCTCGCAGAAGTTCATTTACCTCAATGATGACGTGATGTTTGGTAAAGACGTCTGGCCGGACGACTTCTACAGCCATTCAAAAGGACAGAAG GTGTATCTAACCTGGCCGATTCCCAATTGTGCGGAAGGCTGCCAGGGATCCTGGATCAAGGATGGCTATTGTGACAAGGCGTGCAACAACTCGGCGTGTGACTGGGATGGAGGAGACTGCACTG GGGTCGTAGGGAGCAGCAGGTTCCCGGGTGGGGTCGCCCCTGGCGGTCCCGGCGGAGCTGGCGGGCAGATGTGGCAGTTTGCCGGCGGTCAAATTGGCCTGGCCGCAGCCTCGTACTGTAATCAAGGTTGCGCCACCTCTTGGCTGGCTGACAAATTTTGTGACCAGGCCTGCAACGTGCTCTCCTGCGGTTTCGACGTTGGCGACTGCGGCACAG ACCACTTTGGAGAGCTGCATCGTGTCACCCTGCTGAGTAACCAGACACTGTACATCCTCCCAGTTGGCGAGATCAGACCTTATTTCAGCTTTGAACAGCTGGCTCACAG GGTCTCCGAGGCCCACGTGAGTGACAACCCGGTGGTGCGTCACACCTCTGTGGCCAACAAGTGGAAGACCATCCACCTTCTGCTCCACTCTGGCTACAACGCCAGCACCGTCCAATACAACGTCACCTTCCAAAGAGAGGACAGCACGGCGTTTACCAAGATTTTCAACGTGGCCATCGACACGCGTCAGCTTCCGCAGGTTAACAAGACCAGCGGGGAAAGTTCCACCCGGAAGCCTTCCGTGACGATAGAACCGCCCTTCTTGTTCTCGGATGTACCCGAGGACAAGAGGGGTCCCAAGATCCAGAGCAGGCAGCCGGACAAACTGGAGGCCATCATAGAAGTTCCCACTTTCAATGAGTCACTCTTGCCAGCTCCTCTGCGTAGTGAGCTTGAGAAGCTGGATGAGAAACTCCTCAGAGGAGACATCACGCTGAAGGGTTACAACCTCACCAAGGCTCAGCTGCTAACCTCCGAGCGAGAAGAACGCGATGGAGACACACTTGACGTTCCTATTGTGGTGGAGAGACCCAAAACCTCCAAACTGCTGAGCCACATTACCAAAGTGAAGCACACCGAGTGGCAAGCGCTGCCCCCAGCGGGGAGGAAGCTCCAACACTTTGTCCCTGCTGACAGAGGCTTCCTGCCGTGGGAAAGGAAGAAGTACTTCCAAGACCTGCTGGAG GAGGAAGAGCGCCTGCAGAGGGCGCTGATGTACGACACGGACGGCGGCGCCGGCGGACGCAAGCTGCGGGACACGTTTGCCGACTCGCTGCGCCACGTCAACAAGCTGCTCAACCGCCAGTTTGGCTTCGCTTCCCGCAAAGTCCCCGCGCATATGCCGCACATGGTTGACAGGCTGGTCATGCAGGAACTGCAGGACAC CTTCCCAGACGACTTTGACAGGACGTCCTGCCACCGCGTGCGCCACCCGGACGACATGCAGTTTGCTTTTTCCTACTTCTACTTCTTGATGAGCACTCAGCAGCAGCTCAACGTCTCGGAGGTGTTTGACGAGGTCGATACCGACCACTCTGGCGTGCTGTCCGATCGCGAGATTCGGACTCTCGCCACAAGGGTTCACAAGCTGCCACTCAGCCTCCAG GACCTTACAAGTTTGGAGCAGATGTTAATCAACTGCTCCAAGACACTCCCAAGGAACCTGAGCCAGCTCCACCTGGTGAACCCCACGCAGGAGGCCTACTACGACCACAGCATG CCGCCAGTCACGAAAGGCCTCATCATGCACTGCACGCCCATCACGGACTGCATTCGCAAGGCCTTCGTGGACCAGAACAAGTACAA GTTTGAGATCAAGGGCGAGGAGGACATCGCGTTCAAGATGGTCCGCACCAACGTGTCGCACGTGGTGGGCCAGTTGGACGACATCAGGAAGAATCCCAG GAAGTTTATCTGTCTGAACGACAACATCGACCACGCCCACAAGGACGCCGCCACCGTGAAGGCCGTGCTGAGGGACTTCTACGACTCCATGTTCCCGCTGCCATCCCAGTTTGAGCTGCCGAGGGAGTACCGCAACCGCTTCCTGCACATGGATGAGCTCCAGGAATG GCGAGCCTACCGGGACAAGCTGAAGTTCTGGACCCACTGTGTCCTGGTGACGCTGGTGGTCTTCACCGTCATATCCTTCTTCGCCGAACAGGTCAGTGCCCTCACTGTCTTCCGCGTCCACCGTTTCCGCCGTTCGCGCCTTCGCCACCCAAATTCCCCGCCCGGCGGCTCGCCCGTCTCATGTGTGACGAGCAATGCCAGGACCTGA